Proteins co-encoded in one SAR202 cluster bacterium genomic window:
- the lspA gene encoding signal peptidase II, whose protein sequence is MEQNKSWLLDIYMVGVMIFVLAIDQFTKWIVKENLYIGQSIPEEGFFRFTHTLNTGSAFGLFRGQTTFLLIASIVAIVILLLYFKNSDLPPLILRTCLGMQIGGALGNLLERITIGHVTDFIDVGPWYIFNIADSAIVISIFIIIWAYIKNPTVESNEGNDETANDKN, encoded by the coding sequence TTGGAACAAAATAAATCTTGGTTGCTAGACATTTATATGGTAGGTGTAATGATATTTGTCCTGGCAATCGATCAATTTACCAAATGGATAGTTAAAGAAAATTTATATATCGGACAGTCTATTCCTGAAGAGGGATTTTTTCGATTTACACACACACTCAATACCGGAAGTGCTTTCGGTTTATTTCGAGGGCAAACTACTTTTTTACTAATTGCTTCAATAGTGGCAATAGTTATCTTACTACTATATTTCAAGAATTCTGATCTACCTCCATTAATTTTGCGTACCTGTCTTGGCATGCAAATTGGAGGGGCATTAGGTAATCTATTAGAGAGAATTACTATAGGACATGTTACAGATTTTATTGACGTTGGACCATGGTATATTTTCAACATTGCCGATAGTGCAATAGTAATCAGTATCTTTATCATCATTTGGGCATATATAAAAAATCCCACAGTAGAATCTAATGAAGGTAATGATGAAACAGCAAACGATAAAAACTGA